AAAATGGTGCGAGATTAACCCTGCTTGAGGGCTTTGTCATAAGGGAGACCCCGAAGAAGGCAATGGCACTCAGGCCCATTCCCACAATAACACCATGGCTCATCAGAGCTGGGTGGATTGTTTCAAGATAGGAAGATGCCATGGGGGGGGTCTTTATAAGGTCCAGAGCTACAAGGGTTACCTGAACTGTAAAGCCTATCAGCATCCCTGCAAAAGCTCCTTCTTTCGTAGCTCTTTTCCAGTACAGACCTCCCATGAGAGGGAAGAAGTAAGAAGCACTTGCAATAAAGGTTGCAATATGAATTGCATCGATAATATTGGGGATAACAAATGAGCCGGCTGTCGCAGTAAGTACAATAATGAGCACACTGATCCTGTTTACAACCAGCATTTCCTTCATTGTAGCATCAGGCTTTATGTATCTCTGGTAAATATCCCTTGAGATACAGGAAGCTCCGGAGGTTGCAAAAGTGTCTGCACATGACATGGAAGCTGCTGCAAGCCCGATTGCGCTGAGAGCTATTATCAGAGGGATAGAGGTGAAACGTTCACTGACAAAGGCAAGAAGTGCAGGTTCTGCCAGAGCCATTCCTGCAGGAAAGCCCATTTCTGCTATTTCAGGGTAAATGGCGTTAAGAGCTATTGCAATTACAGCACATGCCGCGAAAACTACAGTGATCATAAGAGATCCTATGATCATCCCAAGCCGGGCTGATTTTGCATCCCTTGCAGCCCAGACCTTTTGCCAGGGGTCCTGTTCCGTAATCCAGCCAGGTACGATTGCAAACACAAAGATAAGAACCATGGGAATACCAATTGAGAGGGGGTTCCACCAGGTATTCTGTACGTTTCCGAAAAGCTCTGAACTGCTCATTGCAGGAATATTGAGGCCGCCATCAACTACTGTTCCTACTGCGACAAAAGCCATTGCTATTGTGAAGATTGCAAGGAAAGTAAACTGGATTACATCTGTCCAGACTACTGCCGAAAGCCCTCCCAGGGTTACGTAAAGGGAGACTGCAATTGCAACAATAGCCGCAGCATAAAGAGGGTCAAGGCCGTAAAAGACCTGAAGCACCAGGGAGAGCCCCGTAACATCCGCTACCGCAAAAAGGATCATCACTACGGTAATAATCAGGGCAATAGGCCATCGGACTGCGCTGCCATAGCGCTGTTCCAGAAGTTCGGGTTGTGTGATTGCAGGCAGGTTCTTTATCTTCC
The Methanosarcina sp. WWM596 DNA segment above includes these coding regions:
- a CDS encoding sodium:solute symporter; translated protein: MDGYNIFLVLLSVYIAGLVAIGWYFNKKQKSVTDFWLAGRRIGPAALGFSAAASWLTAGGILAVIGLYMMLGIGSIWSFVAPNILALLIIAVLVGKIKNLPAITQPELLEQRYGSAVRWPIALIITVVMILFAVADVTGLSLVLQVFYGLDPLYAAAIVAIAVSLYVTLGGLSAVVWTDVIQFTFLAIFTIAMAFVAVGTVVDGGLNIPAMSSSELFGNVQNTWWNPLSIGIPMVLIFVFAIVPGWITEQDPWQKVWAARDAKSARLGMIIGSLMITVVFAACAVIAIALNAIYPEIAEMGFPAGMALAEPALLAFVSERFTSIPLIIALSAIGLAAASMSCADTFATSGASCISRDIYQRYIKPDATMKEMLVVNRISVLIIVLTATAGSFVIPNIIDAIHIATFIASASYFFPLMGGLYWKRATKEGAFAGMLIGFTVQVTLVALDLIKTPPMASSYLETIHPALMSHGVIVGMGLSAIAFFGVSLMTKPSSRVNLAPFFEEEAEELARYEARDISEADPSYNAFLKNIDEKVAGERTHLQLNLRASGTLSWHELVERLKTSSPAWVTPTGLDSIYRLTHGDMLACVAVTRGSEERDIWLKAEPKLETVERQRKELFTAYEELKKVLGQKGVNLDFY